The Pecten maximus chromosome 14, xPecMax1.1, whole genome shotgun sequence genome includes a region encoding these proteins:
- the LOC117342066 gene encoding general transcription factor IIF subunit 2-like, whose product MQDIERAHVPKDVDVAAASRGVWLVKVPKYLSEKWKKSSGNNDVGKLKITTSKFPDQKPNVVFTLNDSLANQKIPGEQPCPKEHKMKLTGLGNQNLVVFSQVPLPTSKEGEAGKSESMPTEKIALEGRVIQRAECTPLIKDHKYLDLKRLHTEVTNRPRREVIQIDTVVTSYKPVSNHKFNIMHDEKVKNDGKRLRADKDKVMDMLFNAFEKHQYYNVKDLVTLTKQPITYLKEILKEICTYNMKAPHRNMWELKPEYRHYKEQASTDG is encoded by the exons GTACCGAAGTATCTGTCAGAAAAGTGGAAGAAAAGTTCAGGAAATAATGATGTTGGGAAGCTGAAAATAACAACCTCTAA GTTTCCTGATCAGAAACCAAATGTTGTGTTCACACTGAATGACAGTCTTGCCAATCAGAAGATACCGGGAGAGCAGCCATGTCCTAAAGAACACAAGATGAAACTCACAGGGCTGGGTAACCAGAACCTTGTTGTATTCTCTCAAGTACCATTACCTACCTCCAAAG AAGGAGAAGCGGGAAAGTCTGAGTCCATGCCCACAG AGAAAATTGCCCTGGAGGGCCGAGTAATTCAGCGGGCAGAATGTACACCATTGATCAAAGATCACAAATATCTCGACCTAAAAAG aCTGCATACGGAGGTTACCAACCGTCCAAGGAGAGAGGTCATACAGATCGATACTGTCGTAACGTCTTACAAACCTGTCAGTAACCACAAATTCAAT ATAATGCACGATGAAAAGGTGAAGAATGATGGAAAGAGGCTACGAGCCGACAAAGACAAGGTTATGGACATGCTCTTCAATGCATTTGAaaaacatcagtattacaatgtaaagGACTTGGTTACTCTTACAAAACAGCCCATC acGTATCTAAAGGAAATTTTGAAGGAGATCTGCACATATAACATGAAGGCTCCTCATCGTAATATGTGGGAATTAAAACCAGAATACAGACATTACAAGGAACAGGCCTCCACAGATGGGTGA